A window of Pirellula sp. SH-Sr6A contains these coding sequences:
- a CDS encoding ATP-binding protein, whose amino-acid sequence MSLDRESESDTTMDTFSFASPERENAMDGAQSSEPSYLLTRLEVFNWGPFRGMHRADFDPIGTAIIGPTGSGKTTLVDALMTLLVAQPRYNLASTGGHESDRTLVSYVRGVLGGDGSDGREEVARPGKTITGICATYQGGTQTVRLGGLLWTEGTGNSAEDLKKRWIFSLADDQSLEGWIRMLHDDGVRDLLKMGRETANIRFFDSKRAYLTHIRKFFDVGENAFTLLNRAAGLKQLNSIDEIFRELVLDDRSAFDRAIEVAAEFDNLAAIHAELETAKKQVDSLIPVAEDFDRLQKARHRVERQQAIKRILPIWFASQAKERWNAEVERMRQELGEMQIQIASKELYAEELKERVEALRERYLELGGNVISELENTITLRKESVEIKRKYAGQYQRMMQQLSLPVDIAESEFAKNRVLLQQRRIDEQQSRTEQQERTLIALSQAREQEEKSRELEQLVQKVQARPGSNIPPPFQDFRADLATQLGLRESDLPYLAELVEVKASESNWRGAIERAIGSDRLRILVPTEEMQTALRWVNQRDNRLHVRLQEAGASGGKEQGYRDGYVAKLQFKDHPLAGAAKQLLVNRDLHCVDSPDALRRTEHAMTIQGLQSGRKGKFEKQDQRRLDQDWMTGFDNRDQLEFLHREWMTARQEAERRKQAATQNSQSLVKLDEQLQMLDSLLDLDFSSIDLPRAESELAKAQERLAALLDPNSDASQSKWAFEKENWSLEELRKELMDRQTKIGVLGANCSQAELERDKAAERVGNGLLPDELQLAETQLNIAEGIQPQRLDQEERRLTKSVDEKLLELTSRVVDIEQQLIRKMEVAKRVDTGALADFGSAIEDVPHYLDRLKQLQTEGLPEKRGRFLEYLNRSSDQGVTQLIASIDEEVDAIEQRIKELNQTLVKVDFRSGRYLQLQPQRIRDERLRSLDFAVRKVRSAALKEDGGESHYKALQEMVTILRDAGENRRLQGSRALLDARFRLQFFVVEVDRQSGDRSPPRTGSQSGSGGEKELMASHILTASLSYALCPAAATKPLYATVVLDEAFSKSSPSAASRIIEALRIFSLHPIFVTPNKEIGLLKQHTRKVICVQRPKKEASLASITWERLESIARPK is encoded by the coding sequence ATGAGCCTCGATCGTGAAAGCGAGTCGGACACGACCATGGACACTTTCAGCTTCGCATCGCCGGAACGAGAGAACGCCATGGACGGTGCTCAGTCGAGTGAACCATCTTATTTGTTAACACGGCTGGAGGTGTTCAATTGGGGACCATTTCGCGGAATGCACCGAGCGGATTTCGATCCCATCGGCACGGCGATTATCGGTCCGACGGGGAGCGGGAAGACGACGTTGGTCGATGCCTTGATGACACTACTCGTTGCTCAACCTCGCTACAATCTCGCATCGACCGGAGGGCATGAAAGCGATCGGACCTTGGTCTCGTATGTCCGAGGAGTCTTGGGAGGTGATGGTTCCGATGGCCGGGAGGAAGTCGCTCGTCCCGGCAAAACCATCACCGGGATCTGCGCGACCTACCAAGGCGGGACGCAAACCGTCCGCTTGGGTGGATTGCTTTGGACAGAAGGGACGGGGAACTCCGCCGAGGATTTGAAGAAGCGATGGATCTTTTCACTCGCCGACGACCAGTCGCTCGAAGGCTGGATCCGCATGCTCCATGATGACGGCGTCCGCGATTTGCTCAAGATGGGGCGTGAAACAGCCAATATTCGGTTCTTCGATAGCAAGCGCGCGTACTTAACGCATATCCGTAAATTCTTTGATGTCGGCGAAAACGCCTTCACGCTGCTCAATCGCGCCGCAGGTTTGAAACAACTCAATAGCATCGACGAGATCTTTCGCGAGTTGGTTCTCGACGATCGATCGGCGTTTGATCGAGCGATCGAGGTAGCCGCGGAGTTTGATAACTTGGCAGCCATCCATGCGGAGCTGGAAACGGCCAAGAAGCAAGTTGACTCGCTGATCCCCGTCGCCGAAGACTTTGACCGCCTCCAAAAAGCTCGCCACCGTGTCGAGAGGCAGCAAGCCATTAAACGCATACTACCGATCTGGTTCGCCTCACAAGCGAAAGAAAGGTGGAACGCCGAGGTCGAACGCATGCGACAAGAACTCGGGGAGATGCAGATACAAATCGCGTCCAAGGAGCTTTATGCCGAGGAATTGAAGGAACGAGTCGAAGCCCTTCGCGAACGCTATCTCGAGCTCGGTGGAAATGTTATCTCCGAACTAGAAAATACGATTACCCTTCGTAAAGAAAGCGTCGAGATCAAAAGAAAGTACGCAGGACAATACCAACGGATGATGCAACAGCTCTCCCTCCCGGTTGATATTGCGGAGAGCGAATTTGCCAAGAATCGCGTGTTGCTACAACAGCGTCGCATCGACGAGCAACAGTCGAGGACCGAGCAACAAGAACGGACGTTGATTGCACTCTCTCAGGCCCGCGAACAAGAAGAAAAGAGTCGCGAATTGGAACAGCTCGTACAAAAGGTTCAAGCACGACCGGGATCGAACATCCCTCCACCGTTTCAAGACTTCCGCGCCGATCTTGCGACGCAACTTGGTCTCCGCGAGTCCGACCTTCCCTACCTGGCCGAACTCGTCGAGGTGAAGGCGAGCGAATCGAATTGGCGCGGAGCGATCGAGCGTGCCATCGGATCGGATCGGCTTCGTATCTTGGTTCCGACGGAAGAGATGCAGACCGCCTTGCGATGGGTGAACCAACGTGACAACCGATTGCACGTTCGCTTGCAAGAAGCGGGAGCGAGCGGAGGGAAAGAGCAAGGGTATCGCGACGGCTATGTTGCGAAATTGCAATTCAAGGACCACCCGCTCGCCGGTGCCGCCAAGCAACTCTTGGTAAACCGCGATTTGCACTGCGTCGATTCCCCCGACGCGCTGCGACGAACCGAACATGCCATGACCATTCAAGGTCTTCAATCGGGCCGAAAAGGGAAGTTCGAGAAACAAGATCAAAGAAGGCTGGACCAAGACTGGATGACGGGTTTTGACAACCGCGATCAATTAGAGTTCCTTCATCGTGAATGGATGACCGCACGTCAGGAAGCGGAAAGACGAAAGCAAGCGGCTACGCAAAACAGCCAAAGCCTCGTCAAGCTCGACGAACAATTGCAGATGCTCGATTCGTTGCTGGACTTGGATTTTTCAAGTATCGATCTTCCCAGGGCAGAGTCGGAACTTGCCAAGGCTCAGGAGCGATTGGCGGCCTTGCTCGACCCCAATTCCGACGCGAGCCAATCGAAGTGGGCATTCGAAAAAGAGAATTGGTCCCTGGAGGAACTTCGAAAAGAGCTCATGGACCGACAAACGAAGATCGGAGTTCTCGGAGCCAATTGCTCCCAAGCGGAGTTGGAACGCGACAAAGCCGCAGAACGGGTTGGCAATGGACTTCTTCCGGATGAACTGCAGTTGGCAGAGACGCAACTCAACATTGCGGAGGGGATCCAACCGCAACGACTCGACCAAGAAGAGCGGCGTCTGACGAAATCAGTCGACGAAAAACTGCTGGAACTGACCAGCCGCGTCGTCGATATCGAACAGCAGTTGATTCGGAAGATGGAAGTGGCGAAGCGTGTCGACACCGGCGCTCTCGCAGATTTCGGGTCTGCGATCGAGGATGTACCGCACTACCTCGATCGACTGAAACAACTGCAGACCGAAGGACTGCCCGAGAAACGCGGCCGCTTCCTGGAATATCTGAATCGCTCGTCCGACCAAGGGGTAACGCAATTGATTGCCAGCATCGATGAGGAGGTCGACGCGATCGAACAACGCATCAAGGAATTGAACCAGACGCTAGTGAAAGTCGATTTCCGATCGGGACGCTATCTTCAATTGCAACCACAGCGTATCCGCGACGAACGGTTGCGAAGTCTCGATTTCGCAGTGCGTAAAGTACGCAGCGCCGCATTGAAAGAGGATGGTGGTGAAAGCCATTACAAAGCGTTGCAGGAAATGGTGACCATCCTCCGCGACGCCGGAGAGAATCGTAGGCTGCAAGGCTCCAGGGCATTGCTCGATGCAAGATTTCGCCTTCAGTTTTTTGTCGTTGAGGTCGATCGACAATCGGGAGATCGTTCCCCTCCTCGAACGGGATCGCAAAGCGGAAGCGGTGGCGAAAAAGAGTTGATGGCTAGCCATATCCTGACGGCATCCCTCAGCTATGCACTGTGCCCAGCCGCCGCGACGAAACCCCTTTATGCAACGGTTGTCCTCGACGAGGCCTTCTCGAAGAGCTCTCCCTCTGCCGCCAGTCGTATCATCGAAGCCCTTCGAATCTTCAGCCTCCACCCCATTTTCGTCACGCCGAACAAAGAGATTGGACTGCTAAAACAACACACTCGAAAAGTGATCTGCGTTCAGCGCCCTAAGAAAGAAGCGAGCCTCGCATCGATCACGTGGGAGCGGCTAGAGAGCATCGCGCGACCCAAATGA
- a CDS encoding M28 family peptidase, translated as MYANLPNRSRWIVCLSVWIASWNCSLFTTSTLWGEEPLDSILANVQEHQLHGHIQFLADDLLEGRGPASTGDKLTQLYLETQFKALGLKPIKSLGSYRQPFPMIGQLSQPEKEWSFSQNQKAVGEPFRYFDDFIAVAGKPEKINRVADAEVVFVGYGIQAPEFDWDDYKNVDLRGKILLMMNNDPEQDPNLFAGARRLYYGRWDYKYESAARQGAAGAIIIHTDPSAGYPFSVIQTSWTGEEFELRDSQAPRMDLKAWMTDAATKRMVASAGFDLEQLRAKAESRDFKPVPLGIALTTSFACEARERETANVLAVLPGTDPKLQDEYLVFMAHHDHIGIAASRDEKGDTIYNGAIDNASGTAALLAIADAIVHSGAQPRRSILFAAVGAEEQGLLGSKYFAEHPPIPNGKLTAVINIDGLNFLGPTRDVQVIGFGKSSLDALVTAAAQSQSRTVIPDREPSKGYYYRSDQFSLAKVGVPGLYLHSGYEVIGKPEGWGKKQLDAWTDRDYHQRSDEYNPDWDLSGAVQDIRLLLQVGWQCANQETMQTWNPGDEFELPRQQALEAAKE; from the coding sequence ATGTATGCCAACTTGCCCAATCGATCTCGCTGGATCGTGTGCCTCTCCGTATGGATCGCGAGCTGGAACTGCTCCCTCTTTACCACCTCCACGCTGTGGGGCGAGGAGCCTCTGGACTCGATTCTTGCGAACGTCCAGGAGCATCAACTGCACGGTCATATTCAGTTTCTCGCCGATGACCTCTTGGAGGGGCGAGGCCCTGCGTCGACGGGAGACAAACTGACGCAGCTCTATCTGGAAACACAGTTCAAAGCATTGGGACTTAAACCAATCAAATCCTTAGGCTCCTACCGCCAACCATTTCCGATGATCGGTCAGCTTTCCCAGCCGGAAAAGGAGTGGAGTTTTAGCCAAAATCAGAAAGCGGTCGGAGAACCATTTCGATACTTCGACGATTTCATCGCCGTCGCCGGGAAGCCGGAGAAAATCAATCGGGTGGCGGATGCCGAAGTGGTCTTCGTCGGCTATGGCATCCAAGCTCCCGAGTTTGATTGGGACGACTACAAAAACGTCGATCTTCGGGGCAAGATTTTGTTAATGATGAACAATGACCCCGAGCAAGATCCGAATCTCTTCGCCGGAGCTCGCCGGCTCTACTACGGTCGCTGGGATTACAAATACGAAAGCGCTGCAAGACAAGGTGCTGCGGGGGCGATCATCATCCATACGGATCCTTCCGCGGGTTACCCCTTTAGCGTGATCCAAACGTCTTGGACCGGCGAGGAGTTTGAGCTTCGCGATAGCCAAGCGCCCCGTATGGATCTCAAAGCTTGGATGACGGATGCGGCCACGAAGCGAATGGTCGCGTCCGCAGGATTCGATTTGGAACAGCTTCGGGCCAAAGCGGAGAGTCGCGATTTCAAGCCTGTACCTCTCGGTATCGCCCTAACCACATCCTTCGCATGCGAAGCGAGGGAACGCGAGACGGCAAACGTACTAGCCGTCCTTCCCGGCACCGATCCGAAACTGCAGGACGAGTATTTGGTGTTCATGGCGCACCACGATCACATCGGTATTGCCGCGAGCCGGGATGAAAAAGGTGACACGATCTATAACGGAGCGATCGACAACGCATCCGGTACGGCCGCACTGCTGGCGATCGCCGATGCGATTGTCCATAGCGGTGCACAACCTCGACGTTCGATCTTGTTCGCGGCCGTCGGTGCGGAAGAGCAGGGGCTGCTCGGTTCCAAATACTTTGCAGAGCATCCGCCGATCCCTAATGGAAAGTTGACCGCCGTCATCAACATCGACGGACTGAACTTTTTGGGTCCGACTCGGGATGTGCAGGTTATCGGATTTGGGAAAAGTTCGCTCGATGCCCTCGTGACCGCTGCAGCTCAGTCGCAGTCGCGAACCGTCATTCCGGATCGAGAGCCGAGCAAAGGCTATTACTACCGCTCGGATCAATTCTCGCTGGCCAAAGTGGGCGTTCCTGGTTTGTATCTTCACTCTGGTTATGAAGTGATTGGTAAACCGGAAGGCTGGGGCAAGAAGCAACTTGATGCTTGGACCGATCGCGACTACCACCAGCGTTCGGATGAATACAATCCCGATTGGGATCTCTCCGGCGCGGTCCAAGATATCCGGCTCTTGCTGCAAGTCGGCTGGCAATGTGCCAACCAAGAAACGATGCAGACATGGAATCCTGGCGATGAATTCGAGCTCCCGCGTCAGCAAGCATTGGAGGCTGCCAAGGAGTAG
- a CDS encoding DUF2314 domain-containing protein produces MNVEPESDELVPVFMPALILLLGHAEDKKGSPLSKDEVHSIRDSGTCIMMDVGDARKMDGARGYSDIDPENCWHDWQMARREMGRKTDMDPGPRFDFVQSNDPAYQQTIRDAQESIGQFRTMLPSDGSARPDALIKTKLVDGNNSAFMWLNNTATEGDNFSAELFEVPDTLPNYAIGDRYVVALDEVTDWMVNENGRLTGGFSIRYHRDRMTESEKLNLDRHIGVTDYA; encoded by the coding sequence ATGAACGTGGAACCTGAAAGCGACGAGCTCGTACCCGTCTTCATGCCTGCACTAATCCTCCTTCTTGGCCACGCGGAAGACAAGAAAGGCTCGCCGCTCTCAAAGGACGAAGTTCACTCGATTCGTGACAGCGGTACCTGCATCATGATGGACGTTGGCGACGCACGCAAAATGGATGGGGCTCGCGGATACTCTGACATCGATCCGGAGAACTGTTGGCATGATTGGCAAATGGCTCGCCGGGAAATGGGCCGCAAAACGGACATGGATCCCGGTCCACGGTTTGACTTTGTCCAGTCGAATGACCCTGCTTATCAACAAACGATTCGAGATGCCCAAGAATCGATCGGACAATTTCGCACAATGCTACCATCGGATGGTTCGGCACGGCCTGACGCGCTCATCAAGACAAAACTGGTAGATGGCAACAATAGCGCATTCATGTGGCTCAACAACACCGCGACCGAAGGCGACAACTTCAGTGCCGAACTGTTTGAAGTACCGGACACTCTGCCGAATTACGCGATTGGCGATCGATACGTTGTGGCGCTCGATGAAGTGACCGACTGGATGGTCAATGAAAATGGTCGCCTTACTGGTGGATTTTCAATACGTTATCATCGCGATCGTATGACTGAGTCCGAAAAGCTAAACTTGGATCGGCACATCGGTGTCACAGATTATGCTTGA
- a CDS encoding DUF3375 domain-containing protein, which yields MGHRERIKLRLLAYVAGCIELQLTGGARLPFSIRDRLNDMGFGRTARESVHHFVYLRRTNPSWQLLTSKRAPLVLSSLKTLIEAYPNGIALDEAVEHLAGLFAEFINDSEFDLSEEPPAMARKELRSWLKNGLIVERDGLVMATNAFQRAIAFLESLESETMTSTASRLATVQRAIELLDAQLSRNQFEREKSLQTRIDALQKELKAVQAGEFEVLDGPKAIEGIREVYQLAVSLQSDFRRVEDSYRKADRELRERVISEKQNRGEIVDELLNGYDALVNTAEGQVFETFHAQLVKTAELEEMKARLRSILDNSNTDEALHRKQRADLQQLVSRLVQESERVIQARARSERDVRTFLKSGLVDEQIRVGSLLQEILQAALKVDWHSAKVRKTDSPLPPIAPVLSNLPIVERLLAKQAEQTEGEDLELTFREANPDEMDDEFWQAYHALNRAQLFENTLNHLLQAGTPLSIGALAKALPPTHDLETLAYWLAMARQAGVEVPEETEAIDLQDDSVGIIRFTVPDMKLSSDHVQDLGASSLE from the coding sequence TTGGGCCATCGGGAAAGAATCAAGCTGCGTTTGCTTGCCTATGTTGCCGGATGCATTGAACTACAATTGACAGGCGGTGCACGACTTCCTTTTTCCATCCGAGATCGACTGAACGATATGGGGTTTGGCAGAACAGCGAGAGAATCCGTCCACCATTTCGTCTATCTGCGACGAACCAACCCCTCTTGGCAGCTTTTAACGTCCAAGCGGGCTCCGCTTGTTCTGAGTAGCCTGAAGACGCTGATAGAGGCGTATCCCAACGGAATCGCATTGGATGAGGCGGTGGAACATCTGGCCGGCCTCTTTGCAGAGTTCATCAATGACAGCGAGTTCGATTTGAGCGAGGAACCTCCGGCGATGGCCCGCAAGGAGTTGCGGTCTTGGCTCAAGAATGGCTTGATCGTCGAACGAGATGGACTGGTGATGGCCACAAACGCCTTCCAGCGCGCTATCGCGTTCCTGGAATCGCTCGAAAGCGAAACGATGACATCGACCGCATCGCGTTTGGCGACCGTGCAACGCGCAATCGAATTGCTCGATGCCCAATTGAGCCGGAACCAATTCGAACGGGAGAAGTCGCTGCAAACTCGAATCGACGCGTTGCAAAAGGAACTCAAGGCCGTGCAAGCAGGGGAGTTCGAAGTCCTAGACGGCCCCAAAGCGATCGAAGGAATCCGCGAAGTCTATCAACTCGCCGTCAGTCTGCAGTCTGACTTTCGACGAGTGGAGGACTCCTATCGCAAAGCCGATCGCGAACTACGAGAACGAGTCATCAGCGAAAAACAGAATCGCGGTGAAATCGTCGATGAATTGCTCAACGGGTACGACGCTCTGGTCAACACCGCCGAAGGGCAAGTCTTCGAAACATTCCATGCTCAACTGGTCAAGACGGCAGAACTGGAAGAGATGAAAGCGCGATTGCGTTCCATCCTCGATAATAGCAACACCGACGAAGCGCTCCATCGAAAACAACGAGCCGATCTCCAACAACTGGTCTCTCGACTCGTCCAAGAATCGGAACGTGTCATCCAGGCTCGCGCGCGCAGCGAACGAGACGTACGAACGTTTCTAAAATCGGGTCTCGTCGATGAACAAATCCGAGTCGGTTCTCTCCTGCAGGAGATCTTGCAGGCGGCGTTGAAGGTCGATTGGCACTCCGCCAAAGTTCGCAAAACGGATAGTCCATTACCACCCATTGCACCGGTGCTTTCCAATCTGCCGATCGTGGAACGGCTTCTCGCAAAGCAAGCGGAGCAAACCGAAGGCGAGGACCTGGAACTCACCTTCCGCGAAGCGAATCCAGACGAGATGGATGATGAATTCTGGCAAGCCTATCATGCATTGAATCGAGCGCAGTTGTTCGAGAATACGCTAAACCATTTGCTGCAGGCAGGTACCCCTCTCTCGATCGGAGCGCTTGCCAAGGCCCTTCCACCTACCCACGATTTGGAAACCTTGGCCTATTGGCTTGCCATGGCGAGACAAGCCGGCGTGGAGGTCCCAGAGGAAACCGAAGCCATCGATCTGCAGGATGATTCGGTGGGAATCATACGATTCACAGTCCCAGACATGAAGCTGTCGTCCGATCATGTCCAAGACCTAGGAGCATCAAGCCTAGAATGA
- a CDS encoding Wadjet anti-phage system protein JetD domain-containing protein, with protein sequence MKSPEACRRILAKQWESPTYRETRLLGGHDVWPISIPIGRPPSRWMWQELDRVKRHIDAWRNVRVGEVLWKKVRYRAAASDVEVPFSWRLHRPSEWIDAIHDRRVRDEFDAMAKWVEHSDPLFHRLLIRRRSLWTGKPEEEVIQALRVAEELTPGCAEAQPLRSLGLVGTDTKFFERHSSLIAALLDERFEGEVSRIGLEDFLGAYRESEHWLLVYDMDGGLLPYRRLRIRSVDLSSTPLPGDRVLLIENESCLHQLPACPGTIAVLGTGFDLGWTDALWLRERSVGYWGDLDTWGLAFLAKARRSLPHLQPLLMTSEVFGHFQWKAVREPVHAGIEPPVGLTELEQDLYRWLLSTDRGRLEQEFLSREVVHAAIRQWQEPVIVQHNHSQHSIPKSDTEPV encoded by the coding sequence ATGAAGTCCCCAGAAGCATGTCGCCGCATCTTAGCCAAACAATGGGAATCACCGACGTATCGAGAGACCCGATTGCTCGGTGGGCACGACGTTTGGCCGATTTCTATTCCCATCGGACGACCTCCCTCGCGATGGATGTGGCAGGAACTTGATCGCGTCAAACGTCACATCGATGCTTGGCGAAACGTTCGAGTTGGTGAAGTTCTTTGGAAGAAGGTTCGCTACCGGGCCGCCGCCTCGGACGTGGAGGTCCCGTTTTCTTGGCGATTGCATCGGCCAAGCGAATGGATCGATGCGATTCATGATCGGCGCGTTCGTGACGAGTTTGACGCGATGGCGAAGTGGGTCGAACACTCCGATCCGCTCTTCCATCGGTTGCTGATTCGAAGGCGTTCACTGTGGACAGGCAAACCAGAGGAGGAGGTCATCCAAGCCTTGCGAGTTGCTGAAGAGTTAACACCGGGATGCGCCGAAGCCCAACCGCTCCGGTCGCTTGGGTTGGTGGGTACGGACACCAAGTTCTTTGAGCGACACTCCAGCTTGATCGCTGCCCTTCTCGATGAGCGGTTCGAAGGGGAGGTAAGTCGGATCGGCTTGGAAGACTTTCTCGGTGCCTACCGGGAAAGCGAACATTGGCTATTGGTTTACGACATGGACGGGGGCTTGCTACCCTACCGGCGACTGCGAATTCGGAGCGTGGATTTGAGCTCGACTCCCCTACCGGGTGATCGTGTTCTTTTGATTGAAAACGAATCCTGCTTGCATCAATTGCCCGCGTGTCCTGGAACGATCGCGGTATTAGGGACAGGATTCGATTTAGGTTGGACCGACGCACTATGGCTTCGCGAACGGAGTGTTGGATACTGGGGCGATCTCGACACCTGGGGGCTTGCCTTCCTTGCGAAGGCCCGACGATCGCTTCCTCATTTGCAGCCTTTGCTGATGACTTCGGAGGTGTTCGGCCATTTTCAATGGAAGGCTGTCCGCGAACCCGTTCATGCGGGAATTGAGCCCCCTGTCGGGTTAACCGAACTAGAACAAGATCTCTATCGATGGCTGCTTTCGACGGACCGAGGCCGATTGGAGCAAGAGTTCCTCTCGCGAGAAGTCGTTCACGCCGCCATTCGCCAGTGGCAAGAGCCGGTAATCGTCCAACACAATCATTCGCAACATTCAATTCCAAAGTCAGATACCGAACCCGTTTGA
- a CDS encoding GntP family permease, translated as MYFKDLTSSPLWPLAVLLISVLFIILAIAKFRMHAFVALICASLLAGVAANKETWDVVQKDGQIKSMPGLVGVVELTAKGLGDTARDIAISIAFASIIGMCLMESGAADKVVRRFLAFFGYKNAGWALLWSTYLLSIPIFFDTMFMLMVPLAQALARRTGKDYMLFAMCTACGGVITHSMTIPHPGPLAMVDELQVDTGLSLVAGLLGGLIPAVVGYYFCVWANSRSTTMPSAGVSANEMEVEESKLPSFLASVMPVILPIVLIGFSSLMQIVANGAFKEGAKMAWCEGIVNAMGLELFTNIRGAVDFIGHKNIALLIGAGISVLVLLRQKGISLHGLERLIGQPLETAGMIILITSAGGAFGFMLRTVGVGTAVEQLASGREVNLIILAWVVASVIRVAQGSATVAILTTAGMVKGMLDTSMGVHPVYIYLAIGWGAMFGSWMNDSGFWVVSRLGGFTQKETLQSWSVMLCVLSVTGLVTTLIASWILPLSVVAP; from the coding sequence ATGTATTTCAAAGATCTCACCTCGAGTCCTCTTTGGCCGCTGGCCGTCCTTCTTATCAGCGTCCTGTTCATCATCTTGGCCATTGCCAAGTTTCGGATGCATGCCTTTGTGGCTTTGATCTGCGCTTCCCTTCTCGCAGGCGTCGCCGCGAACAAGGAGACGTGGGATGTCGTTCAAAAGGACGGGCAGATTAAAAGCATGCCTGGATTGGTAGGCGTTGTCGAACTAACCGCGAAAGGCTTGGGCGATACAGCCCGGGACATCGCCATTTCGATCGCCTTTGCATCGATCATCGGGATGTGTTTGATGGAAAGTGGGGCGGCGGACAAGGTAGTGCGACGCTTCCTCGCTTTCTTCGGTTACAAGAATGCGGGCTGGGCTTTGTTATGGTCGACTTATTTGCTGAGCATTCCCATCTTCTTCGACACCATGTTCATGCTCATGGTTCCGCTGGCTCAAGCCTTGGCGAGGCGAACGGGGAAAGACTATATGCTCTTCGCAATGTGCACGGCATGCGGCGGTGTCATTACGCATTCGATGACCATTCCCCACCCCGGCCCCTTGGCGATGGTGGATGAGCTTCAAGTCGATACGGGCCTCAGTTTGGTGGCTGGGTTGTTAGGAGGATTGATTCCCGCTGTCGTCGGTTATTACTTCTGTGTTTGGGCCAATTCTCGCAGCACCACCATGCCCAGTGCAGGGGTCAGCGCGAACGAAATGGAAGTCGAGGAGTCAAAGCTTCCCTCGTTCTTGGCGTCGGTGATGCCAGTCATTCTCCCGATCGTACTCATCGGCTTTTCCTCCTTGATGCAGATCGTTGCCAACGGAGCATTCAAAGAAGGGGCAAAGATGGCTTGGTGCGAAGGCATAGTCAACGCGATGGGGCTCGAACTTTTCACCAACATCCGTGGCGCCGTCGATTTCATTGGGCACAAAAACATTGCGTTGTTGATCGGGGCGGGAATCTCCGTGTTGGTCTTACTCCGTCAAAAGGGGATATCACTGCACGGGCTAGAGCGTTTGATCGGACAGCCTCTGGAAACGGCAGGAATGATCATTCTCATCACGAGCGCAGGGGGAGCATTTGGCTTTATGCTCCGGACTGTGGGAGTCGGGACTGCGGTGGAGCAACTGGCGAGCGGGCGCGAAGTCAATTTGATCATCCTCGCGTGGGTCGTGGCGTCGGTGATTCGCGTTGCACAGGGGAGCGCGACCGTTGCCATTCTTACCACTGCCGGGATGGTGAAAGGGATGCTCGACACCTCGATGGGTGTTCACCCCGTCTATATATACTTGGCCATCGGCTGGGGGGCCATGTTTGGTTCGTGGATGAACGATAGCGGATTTTGGGTGGTGAGCCGGTTGGGGGGATTCACCCAAAAAGAGACACTTCAATCGTGGAGTGTCATGTTGTGTGTCCTGTCGGTCACCGGGCTTGTCACGACTCTGATCGCTTCCTGGATCTTACCGTTAAGCGTCGTCGCCCCTTAG
- a CDS encoding DUF4194 domain-containing protein: MSNIFDRIASGNDRRESLQAPPPENDSGAVLRETDEHLGSERPEANRPNSAGVAQESKTPAEIKTAVQELLKSGFIEEEGRSDLFQCIRIHESAIQKALEPLDLEVKLDTHRGVAFLRITQQVDGEVSMDEGWSHPLVRRQRLTLEQSLIIAILRQSFVMHEQESGVGHSPAKMAIDELLPQFLVYFGDTGSDSKNESRLVQLLDQLKGYGLVSEVDKKQEVTIRPLIAHLANPESLQSLLQIMKDQGTRSDDAEREER, encoded by the coding sequence ATGAGCAATATCTTTGACCGTATCGCATCCGGGAACGATCGCCGAGAAAGTTTACAGGCCCCACCCCCGGAGAACGACTCTGGCGCCGTGCTTCGAGAAACCGACGAACATCTTGGGTCGGAGCGACCGGAAGCGAACAGACCGAACAGTGCGGGGGTAGCTCAGGAAAGTAAAACACCCGCGGAGATCAAGACCGCCGTCCAAGAACTGCTCAAGAGTGGATTCATCGAAGAGGAGGGGCGATCGGATTTGTTTCAATGCATTCGCATCCATGAATCTGCAATTCAAAAGGCCTTGGAGCCTTTGGATTTGGAAGTCAAATTGGATACGCATCGCGGCGTTGCTTTTCTTCGGATCACGCAACAGGTCGACGGTGAAGTCAGCATGGACGAAGGTTGGTCGCACCCCTTGGTACGCCGACAACGACTCACCCTCGAGCAATCCTTGATCATCGCCATCTTGCGACAATCTTTCGTGATGCATGAACAGGAGTCAGGCGTCGGGCATTCGCCGGCCAAGATGGCGATCGATGAATTGCTACCGCAGTTCTTGGTCTACTTTGGAGACACCGGTAGCGATTCGAAAAACGAGAGCAGACTGGTGCAATTGTTGGATCAGCTCAAGGGTTACGGACTGGTTTCGGAGGTCGACAAAAAACAAGAGGTGACGATTCGTCCCTTGATTGCACACTTAGCGAATCCTGAGTCGTTGCAAAGTTTATTGCAGATCATGAAAGATCAAGGAACGCGATCGGACGATGCAGAGAGGGAAGAACGATGA